From the Helianthus annuus cultivar XRQ/B chromosome 17, HanXRQr2.0-SUNRISE, whole genome shotgun sequence genome, the window acttatttaaataATTATCAACATGTTTGAATAGTTCTGTTttgcaataataaatattgtGATTatgaaacataaaataaaaacattggTTTTTACTCTAAGTACTATGGTGCATGTGGGAAAATATTCCATATATGAAACAGTACCACAGTAGAGAGAAAATGACAACTGCTTCAAAAGATGAAAGTGAGAATAATGATTTGTTTAGGCCTTGTGTAGTGGGGCTCCATCTCACCTCATAAAGCCTCATAAAGCCCTTGAACACCATTACGGGGGGCTTTATGAGATGAAAATGGGAGGAGGGCGCTACTTTTTTCACGGCGTTTTGTTGTTTCCATtttccactttggtccctgcattttacactttggtccctgcattaaaacactttggtccctgcattttacactttggtccctgcattttacactttggttatgatgaggtaggggctttatgactacgggctctagtgacataaagcccctgtgtgacgtggcacgacacgtgtcgcataacgcccacaaaaaggctttatgactacacatgacCTAATAGTGGATTACCTATACAGAGATTACGTGTGCACTATGTCCACCATCTAAAGTTTGGAGCATTATTAATTTGATTCCTagttaaaatgtttttttataaaatattacatCCAAAAATCTCGGTAAATATAATCTTATGAAACTCTGATAAATTTGTAATTTCTTTATATAAATAGTGTATTTTTTTTCAAGTTTTATAGTAGTagttattattattcttattactactaccgttacTATTATTGCTGTAGTTATCATTGTTGTCGTCGTAGTCTCCTCGGTGTCGTTGTCGTCTTTGttaagaaataaataaatatatatccCAAGTGTTTATAAAAAAATTCTTGATTCAAAGTGTATTCATTTATGAATTGTTAATATCATATATGAGATCAAAGAATAAATAGAGTTATAGTTGTAGAAACTAGAGTAAAAAGGATAAAGTTATTTTATAAAGGTCCTAAAAATAAGAATTGCACAAAGACACTATGGATCGATAAAGACACAATAGatcgcaaaatataacacaatgtcgacTTAAATATAATACAATGTGAAAAATACAACACAATGTCGaagaaaaaagacacaatgagtcacaaaaaaagacacaatgatgcAAATattgcaaagacacaatgatgtaaacaaaaaattctaaaatcttCAAGCTAAACATCAAACAAAAACTTAAAATCTCACATTGTAAAGTTCAATGAGAAGGTCTGAATGCCACTTGAATAAGGTTAATAGAAGTCGGTTTGATATCCTTCTTGCAACTTATTTTTAGGAGGCTTTATATTTGATTCTAACTCCAAAGTCATAACATTAATAATTGGAACAAATAGTAAAAAGCACGATTGTGTTTTTTACTTattcaaaaaaacaaaaaattaaaaatacacCAACTTCAAAGCCAACTAAAATAGGATGCACGAACGTACCTATTATAACAATAGATATAGAACACAAGGATAAATTTAAGCCTTTCTTAAGGTTTATACTTCATCAGAATCATATAAAAGTTCTTCAGTGTTTCGCTCCCGGGGATTACATCCTTAAGGGCTTCATGCGACCATATACGGTTTGTCCATTCTAGCAATTTTGGGGTTCTAGCTTCATCAAATATCTTAAATTCGTtatgtttttcaacaaactttgtCCAACCAAGAAAACATCCAAGAACAACATCTAGATATCCTACATCATCTCCACCAAAATACGGCTTCCCATTGCTAAACTTTACAAATGCTTCTTCCAATAACTGAGATCCTTCGATTATTTGTTTTACTATTGCTTTTTTTCCTTCTTTCCCTGGTGTTTTCCTCAACTCTTCGAACAAGGGGAAAAACTGTAGAGAATTTTGATTAATATACATTTAAATACGATCCGATTGGGGAATTAAAATATTCATTATTAAGTTGCAGGGTATGGGGAGGGCTTCATTGTGCTATGTCAACGACACCTCAGTTCCACATATGCACACCAGTGCCACATATGCTCGCTatcgcccccccccccctcccaaaaaaaaataataaaataataataataataataataataataataataataataataataataataataaatagctAGCATGGTAATGACATGGTGTAGAGATGCTATTGATATAAAAAGTTGCGGAGGTAGATGTGTGATGACGCCCCATACCTTTCAGCTTTACTCTTTAGTAGTTAAACTAGaaaatttttaattttctttgacagaaaatcaaaagaaaagattcTCAA encodes:
- the LOC110921552 gene encoding glutathione S-transferase U17, with the translated sequence MGKGSEIKLIGTAESPYVNRVQIVLNLKSIDYEFVEENLTCKSELLLTSNPVYKKVPVLIHANKPPIPESLIIIEYLDEIYSDVHPILPSDPLARADNRFWANYMDTKFFPLFEELRKTPGKEGKKAIVKQIIEGSQLLEEAFVKFSNGKPYFGGDDVGYLDVVLGCFLGWTKFVEKHNEFKIFDEARTPKLLEWTNRIWSHEALKDVIPGSETLKNFYMILMKYKP